TGTGAGTAGAGAATTACGATTCAGCAGCATTGGCAACCACTTTATTCAGGTGTAAATGACCAGCTAATGTGTGGGGCAGTGGGGATCAGGCCTGAAGGGAGAACACTTACTCTGTACCCCCAAATCTCAGTGGGAAATTAGGACTCTGCATGACCCCCTGTCACCCACAGCTGTGAACAGCAGCATTTGGAGAAATCCACCTCTGTATGTGCCTTCTGTAGGCTATTTAATACCTCAGAGAGCCATTTCTGGAGCAGACAAGCAGTGAGATTTGGTCTTCTCATGGTATTTCCTCTATCTTGCTATATCATAAGAAAACCAAATAACACATTAGTTTGACATCAAGGGCTCCCTTAGGCATTAAAAAGCCTGTGACAAACATAAATGCAAGACCCAATATATGAGACACAACCACTCTCAGATCCCCAAGCACCCCTTAGAAATAATCTGTACAGATCTTTAATTCCAATGGCCTGAAGCGTGAGTGACCTTGTGCAGCACCAGCCTAGTGCTCAAGCGTACGATCCTGTTGAATGAAAGCCAAGTAACCGTGTGTGTGTCGTGGCCCTTCGCTCAAAGGCAGATCAAGGACTCTCTGCACTTAGCTCCTGTGGAAAACTCCAACTGCACACAACGTATTCTCGTGATAAAATGAAACCAGATGTTAATGGGATAAAACCTGCAACACCGTCATCGCTGTATCATTCAACTTCAAGCCACAAACATGGCCctttactagggtgaccagacagcaagtgtgaaaaatcaggacataggggtgggtaataggagcctgtataagaaaaagccccaaaatcggtctctccctataaaatcaggacatctggtcaccctaccctctaCCACTACAAGGGCCCAGGTTTTCAAACAGAGATGCACTGTGGGTCCTGAATAAATGACCTGGTTTGCAGATGGCCTAGTTAGGAGTCACATGGCTGGCAATTGTTTTGCCGCTCGTTGTCAATTTCACACAGCTGCTCCTGGCTTGCTCCATGGCTTGCTGTCAGCTTGGCTTCATTTCCCAGCACCAGGAGGCAAACTGACCAGCCAAGGAGCTCAGCAGCTGCAGGATCCTGAAACTGACATGAGTCACTCCAGATTTTCTGCCCCGCTGACCCCGCGAGGCATCTGTCGGAGCATGAAGTGGTTCCTCGGAGGCAAGGAGGTGACCGCACATGAGCTGCATTCTGCTTGACTGTCCCTCGCCTGCAGAACCCCTCCCCGAAATCGTGGCCACCGGTGGAGGTGAGGTGTTAAGGAGCGGGACATTCTCAGCTGAAGTGCCTTTTAACCTGGAAACTGTAGCAAAACAGCATTCAAGATCCCTAGTACTGGTACTAACTGAATTCTGTGGGGCTTTTATGATTAGAAAAAAGCTTTGCCATATCTCTGCTTTGTGAAGTCCGCCTGGGGTGAATACACTGTTGCCTACCTAGAAACTAGTCCTGCTGTCTCAATCCGAGAAGTTAGTTTTCTCCTCCCTTCCTAAGCACATGATCTGACCCTGATCCTGCCAAGGCTCATGCGTGTGCTGAACTCTGTTCGCATCGACAGCCCTTGTCAAGACAATGGGGCCGCTCCCAGGCTGAAAGCCACACGTGTAAGCCTTTGCAGTATCCGTGCCATAGTTTgtatggtgcagtatgactgcctCCTACAGAAAAACCTGCATGCGGGGCTCAGGGTTTCCCATCTCCAGATGCACTGAATGCCCTCAGGGAAGAGATCTGGATTATGAAGACTGTGGCGCCGGCCAAATCCACAGATCTTGGGGATATGCAGAGACAACGGCTCCCCGGCACCTAGGCAGCACAGACCTGGACTATCACAAGTACTACCAGGGCCTCATATTCCACCCGGTAACGTCCAGGTGATCAGCCACTTGTAGACCAGGGTCGCCAGGCCTGAGTAAGGGCTCACTTTCCTGAGTACCGTATTTACCTAATTATTTTCACTGGGCAAACGTAAAATCCATTGTGTTCTTTCTTGGACATTGGAGTTTACATTTTCAGCCAGCCTGAGCCCTGGCCTCCCTTTTGGTTTGGTACCCGTAACATTTGTTCCTATTCACTCAGGGCCCAAAGAACGAGCGGTGGGGCCCCAACAGACGGGCGCCCGAATTCTGAGCGTTGTAGTGCAActggctggggcttgggcacagaaTTACAGGTGCACGTTTTATGAGCCCAAACTACATCTCCCCCTTTGAAAACCTGGCTCcgtgggtgcagggaggaggcctGTTAATTGATGCCAatggactcccagtacccacggGATTGCAGCCTCCATGTCGGGTAGGCCAGCAGCTAGATATGtacgggggtgagggggagagtgAATGCAGAGTACTGGCCCATCGGGCATTCAGTGCTCTCCGAAAGCTCTCCAAACAATCGTATTGCACAGGTGACTGTGAGACAGGCTGTGTTTTCCGTAATGAATCAAACCTTTTTTTAATGTTCCAAACATCCTATCTTCCCCCTACAAACCAGCGCATTCCCAGGAGCCAGGACCCGACCGAACAGCCACAAACCCTGCAGCTGGCTGTGGCCTTCTGGAAagctgcccccaacccccagtctgAGCAGGGCTGATCTGCGAGGCACTTGAGATATTGAGCAGCACTTGAGCTCTGCAACCTGGGCCTGTCTCTGATGGTCACTTTCCCCTCTCCGGGGTTAGGTCTCCGGCTCAAAGACAAAATCATCCGCTATCAGTAAATTCTCCGGCCCCTCTTTTAACCCATAATACATGTCGTCCTCTcccacactctgtctctctcctgaCTCTGCTGCCTTTGAACCAGGACCTGAGACCAGTGCAAACTGTCTTGCTGAGGCAGCCCCAGATGGGTAGTTCTGGGGTAGGGCCGGTGTTTGCTCCTGGCCTGGACGCCACCCTTCCACCAGCGGTGAATCAATCAGGGCAAAATCTTCATAGCGAGGAAGCTCAGCCCTGGGCTTCTGGGTGTGCCCCTGTGATGGGAGTGGATTCCTCAGTGAGTTGGTGGATCCCCCCAGAAACAGGCTGCCGGAAGTGGATCCCTCCGAAGAGGGAAGGTCGGTGTCATCCGGGAAGGAAGCCAGCGGCGCTGCACTGCGGGACCTCTCTGATGGGCTGGAAATGGCATAAAGGTACATTGAAGGGCACGGATTCATTTACTGGCTGGTTTCTGTACTGTTGTTTCCCTGTTTTGTGTTTTTGGCCATGGGGTTTACAGTAAATCAAGCTGAGCAGATGCTCGCTGGGTTCGTGGTGTTCCTTCCACTAGCTGACTTGTGCCTGGTTTTCATAATGACGTTGTTCTGTTTGTTTCCCCTCCCCATTGTGGCTCTcagctgccaccagtcaggtgaGACTCTGACACTACACGTAGGGAGCCCAATCTTTCCATTTTGGTACCTTCAGAAGAGCCCACCTGCccatccctcctcctctccttcatCTGCTGTGCAGCAGCTTCCCAGGAGAGCTTGCACAGTTCACTGTGTCCTTTGACAGTCTCCTTGCTGTAAATCCTGGCACAGGCATAATCCGACTCCAGTGGCTCTCCTGCCAGTGGTTCATGGAGAACAGAGAGCTCAGAGCTCCTTTCATCGCCCAGGAGATAGACCTGCTGTGAGCCGCTAACTGATTATCCAGAAATAGTTTAAGCAGACCAAGGGCATGTCACTTACGCAGAAGGCAATGACCCAGCTAACCTCCCCATGTCATTTTAGTTGGCTATGATACTCTTCACCTCTCATCCTAAACAGCTGAATAGTGTTGCTTATGGACACGTTAAAAAGCCACCATGTTCTACCCCAGAGATGGCCACATTCCAGCAAGGAGGGGCCATCTGCGTCCTACATCAATAGTTCATACAATCGGTTAGTAGCGTTTGTAAAGCAGTTTGGGGATCAACAGGATTTATTGTTCTGACCATTCTAATCCAGCTTCTTACACTGCGCCCATCACCGTGGCATCTGTACACCttccttgaagtctttaaatgaagAAGTAGTTAGGTCTCTCTTTGCCTGAAACTCTGAACTGGGAACATGGATTGTTCCCAGCTAGATACACCCAAGAGGAACATGTCTGCTTGCTCTGCTGCTGTCTGCTCTCCCATAAactctttgggccagggactggtcttctcttgggggaaaaaaaaaaacctacagcaATCTCAGAACCTCgccctgcctctgggggggggTTACAaccagcagtgtagatgttcaggctcaggctggagtccccCCAACCTCGCCAGGTTTcagagctctggctccagcctgaaccctgAACCTCCAGCCTGTCTAACTGAGGAATGACATTTATTTATTGAGATGTATAACAATGTAAGGAAGTTGCCTTCCCCAATCAAATTTTGGAAGTGATTTGATCCGGTCTGCTACAAATAATTTggataaaaaagcaaacaataatTTGCTAAACTTTGATTAAAAGTTCCCAAAGAAAACATAATTTTATTCATCAATGTCATCTAAATACCAGCTGATTACAGCAAGAGGGGGAGCTAGATTCAAGGTTCAGTCTAATGATGATTTCAATGAACATATGCACTGAAATAATATTCAACACCTGTGAGCCCCTGTGATCCAGGGGTTTGCCATCATGGACCCCTATGTAGGACCCAGCTGGGATGCTAAGGGGCCCAAACCCTACTGACAATCAGGGTTTGGGAAATAGGTCATTGTTTTTGCTTTAAACAGGGAAATGAAACCCTGCAATCCCCCAGGAAGGCTAGGAAAGGCCTGAATCCTGCAGTTAATCTTGCAGGGGgtgatttttaaaggcacaaatggcTGCCCTATTGTCCTTGGTGCATTTGAAAACCTTCCCCTtcccaaaaaaccccaccccttcctttgacttcagtgcatGCTGGCTCAGGCTCTCATGAGACCAGGCTGTGTTTTTCATATAAGGGGCTAGTAAAAGCCTGTTGCATTGGCCTTGAATTGTGtttgggagaggagagaaagctGCAGCACCTAGTTAGGTTCATGTGAACTCAGAGTGTCCTAAATTGCCTGAATGGATTCAATCCAGTTGTAGAACTCTGTGTGACGCGTCTGACAAGCAAGTTCACGCCCCATTGTTCGCCTGCAGAGACATTTGCCAGTCACCAGGCACCGTGTTCCTGCTGGCCCACGCAGCTCTCTGGCTTCACAACCACAGCGGCTAAGCAGGAAGCCCATTGCCATAACCCTTTCACTGCTGAACCTTCACCTCCCGTGCTGTGCTGCTGTCACTAGTCTCCTGATGGGCCTGGGATGTTGGGATGTGCTCAGAACATCCAGCATCACAGCCGTGCACCCGACCTGCACTGGATTGCACTGCTTTCTACCTGCATTGCTGCTGTTTACATTGCAATAGCTCCCAGGATGCACACATGAAGTACGGCCCTGGGCTCACACACCAGGGCTGCAAACAGCAGTGCAGGCGttttgggttcaggctggagccagagctctgAAACCTGGCGAGGTTGGggggactccagcctgagcctgaacatctacactgctggtTGTAACCCCCGTAGCACGAGGCCGAGGTTCTGAGATTCGGTGCTGTAGGTTATTTTTCCCCCAtagaaagagacagtccctggcccaaagagcttatgGGTACCCGGAGCATCCAACAGCTCAGCAGACATGTTCCGCTTAGATGTATCTAGCTGGAAGGATTTGATCACCGTATCTGCTGCCTATTTTTTGTCTATTGTTATGGAGAGTCACACATTACAGACACAAGTGCAACTTTACTGCCCTTTGGACTCCTGTATAGCCGAGCCTCAAGGTCACCTACCTGCTGATTGCTGCTGTGACCACTTGGGATGCTGGATCTGTGTACGTTTCTCCATTGTTCTCTGAGATCCTGTGGACCTCAGCCTTGGCCTGTACAAAGGAATGGGGACATCCTCTTGGCTTGAGCTCACAGTCACCTAGGAGCGGGGCCATTTGAATCCCCAGACATTCCACAGAGCCCTTTGCTTTCCTCTGGATCTGTTCATAAGATGGCAGGCTTTTCTCATAGGCATTAGCGTCTTCTGGGCTAGTGTAGGGAGtctgggagctggggtgagggagaaAGAGGGGAAGGGACGCTATTAAATTCTGCCATTTAACTGGATTCCAATAGTTTCTGGTTAGACACAAGAATTTTATCATGAGCTGAGAAGGAAACGAATAAAATGCCCCAAAAGGGAAGGGCAGCGTGTTCATGTCACATCGAGCGGATTTGTATTGGAGAGGGgccacacccagaacccccacaTCTGAACTCCCCAGACTGGGGCGGTTTGGATCCAGCCTGTAGTGATCAACAGTCACCCCGCAGCTGAGAGGCATTGACATTAACTATAGGTCTTAGTCTGGTTTCTACTGAGCGAGCCTGCAGCGCGTCCCTGCTGCTGTGGATGGCCGTTTGACGTGGGGGGTTGGCTAGGacaggactgcaggatttggcactCGCTCCACAGGCACTAGAATAGGGCCACCATCGGAACAGCAGAGAAGGACTTCAGTGGGGGATCTTGCCTGGGAAAGGACTGAAATCCGTGGGACGTCTAGCTGGGAAAGGACGGCCGGATCAGGTCACACCCCCCTCCTTTCCTCCACACCACTGTTGGCAGCCTCATCAGAGAGAAGCCATGTAGTCAAGGGTTGAAAGAACATGGAAACGGAGTCCTCAGTTCCAGAacaagctgctgctttttttccccctcagcttactattttttttttttttttagacaaaatATTTTTAGCCCTCCCTCGTGCCAGGGTTTTCAGACCCTGACCTCGTCCCCGGAGGCACACAGATAACCTTGTGTACAAGCTAAGGCGCTCATTAAAAACCAGATTGCAAACTgttgagctgaggctgggagcctGGGGTCTTTCCAACATACCAGCTCTTCTCCGGAATTTCATTTTCTATCGAAACAGCAGGCTTGTGTGACAGGAACTTCTCGGACTCCGTCTCCATGGGGACAAACGTTatctggggagggaggaaaaaagaggGATGAATCATTCCTGTGAATGTGAACAAAGAGGGTGAATCTCCTGCAGCGGAGGAGGAGTGGGGCTATCATTAACTCCTTCCCAGCGGTGACATCACACTTGGCGTGGGGCTATCATTAACTCCTTCCCAGCGGTGACATCACACTTTACTGGCACTTCAAGTAGGTATTTTTACATCCAGAACACTACAAAGGAAGAGCTCTCTAAGCTCCAGCTCACATTTACAAAGAATAGACAATATGCACGCTGGTCCCCGGGCCCGGAAACTCCGGCTGATAAAAAGAACCACGACAGGGGCTCGGTTGTGAAAGGTCCTGAGTGTTCAGTGGTCCATGCAGCATGCTCAGAACCTCAAGCCTGGCTGGGTTGGGACTCGATTATGTCAccaatactcagtcctgccaacCTGCTGGATGACAATAGGCGTCCTGCCTTCGGAGGCGCAGAGGAGACAGGTCGGGAAATGCCAACTCGTCCCAAGTGGAACTGAGAGCGTGCTTGTACTGGGCCAAGTGGTGGCCCTGCAGGCGCTGAAGCACAAATCCCAGCAGGAGTTGCCAGCTTGGCCACCCTCAGCACCATCAGAAATGATGGCAGATCTGGAGGGGAGACGGGCCCCTTCAGAGACAGGCAGGCCGTTCCCCAAAGGGGCCCTTCAAGGGAGTCAGAGCTTCGTCATGGACTTCAGTCTGAGGAGATGCTGGGGGCTCCatggcttttcccctccctccaggagCCATGTTTGGTGGCCAGAGCTCTGGGGGATGAGAGGTAGGATTCTTCCCCGAGAGGGATTAATGTTTGAATGGGTTATTGCAACCCAGAGGCTGTGGTTCAGAAATGGAGACATCATCTGGGAAAGGATGGGCCCAACGGGTCGGATTCCCAGCATTCCTAAGCCAGGCCCCAAGAGACTCTGAGGATTGGATCTGCTTCTAAACTTCATGGCTGGCCTTTATCACTATTATGGCCCAAACCAAAGCCCCAGAGCCAACGcctgcaacccccaccccaaccttcaGGAAGTCTGGCTCCAGATCCGAAGTCTGGCTCCAGATCCAAACTCTGTAGCTCACAGCTCTCTCTCAGTGACACTAAAAAGGCCTAACTGCCAGCAATTAAAGACACAATATAATACAAATTTCTGGCGATGGATCCCTGTCACAGGTGAACCCTTCAGCTCATTGTGCTATAacctccagttctgccccctccccgctccagCCCACGCTGTGTCTCAACATGCACTCTCATAGGCCCGGGTCTCCTAATGAGCCATTCGGTGTCACTGAGGGATTGTCTACACATACAGTGTTGCAATGGCACTGCTGTACTGCTTAGTGCAGATGTTACCTACGCCAACAGGTGACCTCCTGTTGCCGTCAGGACTCCACCTCCGCAAGAGTTGGTAGCTAcattgacaggagaagccctcctgtcgacatagtgctgtctacaccagggtttgGTCGGTATCCCTGGGTCACTCAGGGACTCTAGACTACAGACATAACCCTAGAGCTAATGTCTTGTTTCCAGTGGGAAAATGGTGTTCTTGGATTGATGTTTCTTCAGAGGATGGGAGTTTAGTTTTACTGCGCTATCAACATTCTTTAACCGGGAGATTTTCCAAAAGGGGTTTTAATGACCCACCTAAGTCCAGGGGTTGGGGGTTGGGCATGGATTCAGCAGGGTCTAGGGGTTCTTTTTCTCTTAATCTAAACTGAATTTAAAACAACTTTATATAAAACTATCAGCCATGGATGAGCAATAAATAAACGCTTCCCCCTCCCAGCAGCTTCCTGGCTATCTCCTGTACCTTTCACTTACACAGCTGTGTTGTTCTTTAGGCAAAAGATCAGTTCTTCCCCTACTCTACAAATTTCTTTCACTCTCCCCCCACTCTCCAAATTTCTGTCATGAATCTGTTCAATAAGCTGCTTGCATGAAAACATTTCTGCTGCACCAGCCTGCCCCTCTGTTACGTGTCTCCCAAAAGAACTTGTTTCAAGAGTCCTGTGAAGGCAAGAGGAACCCTTTGGAAAGCAGACAGTGAAGAGACCGGCTGAAAGTTGGGGAGGGGGCTCTCTCCTTATCCTTCAAGGTCTGGCCATCATCTACTCAACTTCCATCGGGGAGGGGAATGTGGATTTTGGGGGTGGCTTTCAAACAGCGACCGTGAGAAATGAATCACGGCTTTCTTCATTCTTTGATTCCTGTTCATCATTTCACAGCAATGATTTACACTGCAGCTGCACTGAAAGATATAGCAAAGGGCTTGGGACATACAGGATAGTTTCTTTTAAATGATTCCTTCTTTCATTAGGAACAGGGATTCACTGCACTGCCCAGTGAAAGTCAGCACTGCTTTCAGTAAAGCCTGAAGTGGTTTTATCCCTGGCTCAGAGAGAAGAAAGACACCCTGTCCAGCTTCCCCTGTGCCTGCTGCATCTGTAACTCTCCGGAAACGGCAGCCAGCCTCCTCTGCAGTCTTAGCATCCTAAGGGTTAAAGCCAAACCTGGCAGAAAGCAGGCTCTTTGGGGATAGAAAAACAAAGTGTGTGTGTCCTTACGGGGCATCTCCTCTTCGGTATCAAGGAGCACTTTGAGCAGCTGGAAGGGTATACAGTTTTGTAACACCAGTTAGATGTAATCCCCCTAGCCCCTTCCATGGGCAGTGGCAAAGTGTCTGCTCCCCATGCACAGAGATAACTAGAGGTGCCATGGGGCAGGCGGAGAAAGTAAGGCAAAAAAAGTGTCTGTCCTCTCTTCCCTGCTCCACTCACAACTGTTTCACGTATTCTTTTTCTAACTAACCCAAAGTTATGGTAACTTTTAAATGCCCCTTTGAAAGTTAGTCTGAATTGCCTAACTGTGGCAGAGGGCATCTTCTGAAGCCCCTTGATGCTCTCGAGGGAAGCAATGCATTACACACCCAGGAGAAATTGCCAGCTAGTCAATAGGACATATACACTCAGCAATATCCCAGAGCCAGCCATAAGCACTGACCGGTGACAGATCAGCTGCCAAAGGAGAGAAGGAAGGCTGGGCCAAGCCTTACAGTGACTGTAAGTGGATACTAATACTTAGTACTTTTCATCCctgggtctcaaagcactttggaaCAAAGGGTAAGTACCACTATCCTCGTTTTACcgttggagaaactgaggcacggagcagttaAATTACTTGCCCACGGCTGCACAGTGAGTCAGTTGCAGAGATGGGAATAGGACCCATGTCTCCTTGTCTGGTGCCTTAAGCCTTGCACCACCCACCCCTCAGCAGGGCAGTTAGCTGTCTCAATGGGAATTTAAGCCATCAGCGACTATCGATAAGCACCTGTGGATGGTTTTTGCCCCGCCCATCTCCCCCCCTGTGCCAGAGAGGCAGAGTGAGAAAGTGCAGATAAGAGACTCGGCCCTACCTTGGGGTAGCACTGACACATGCTCCAGGTGATCCCCACTGCTATGGTTAAAACCCCCAGGGTGCAAAAGGTGATGTAGACCTGGGGCTTGTCCACGCTCATGATGAACATCCCAATCATCACCAGGAAGAAGCCCAGCACTATGAGTCCGTAGCGGAAAGTTTTATCCTCAGCCATTGCAAATCACACAGGTAGAAACCCAGGGCAGAGTGAGAATGCAGAGAGCGAgcccggggctgggaggggacagATGCCAGGGAGTCCCGTGCCTGTCTGTGTCCCGTCAAGCACTCCTCAGGTGCACAGCCAGAAGCGTGTTCCCAGAGGCTGCCAGGGACTGAGGATCAGCTGCACATTCAGACCAGTCCTGCCCAGGGCTGAGCCAGCCAGTTTTTAATGGGAGTGTAATGAATGCAAACAAGATCCTGAAATTCACACTCCAGTGAAGCTGCCCAGTGCACTTCACTCTAACCTTCCCTCGAGGCACGTGCAGCCCCGGCTCCAGAACACCTTAGCCAGGGAGTGTGAGTCAGAAAGGGAGAGTTCACAGGGGGAGGGGGTAGGTTAGTAGCACCAGGGCCCAGAGGTCAGGCCAGCCATGGGCACTTGCAATAAGCATCCCATGCCTGGCTATAACAGCGGCTTGATCTGGAGCTGGCTTGGTATTTTGGCAGAGGTGGGCAATCCAGAGCAGGCAGGTGGGCAGTAACTGTTTATTTTTCAATGCTCTGTGAAGGGCACATCTCCTGCAGGAAAATGAATACCCCTCTGCATGACAGGCTAGATATACTGGCGATGGTCTAGTGTATTTAATCCTCCCTCGGCACAGGGGATGGACTCAATGaccccctgagctcccttccagacCTACTTTTCTATCAGGGGGTGACAAAGTCATTGATGTCCCATCTACACCCAGGCTTACACCAGTGCTGAGCAAAGGCTACTGATTCTCTTAGCACAGACTAAGGCCCTTGACAAAAAAGACCTGGCCCAGTTAGATTAATGACCCGATGTCAGCTGTGGCCAGATGCTACGGAtgtccctgtgctgctgagctaTTCTGGAGCCACATCTGTGGAAAAGATAAGGCTGATGCCTTCCAGGCACATCATACAGCCCGGTGTTCCTGAGCTCTGTGGGTGTGTCTTTGCACCACTATGTTGGTGAGCTATTGAAAAGGAAATGATGTTGATTTATTACTTGTATTGTGATAGCACCTAGGAACCTCAGTttagatgataaagtcattgcggagaaactaaatggattctttgcttcagtcttcacggctgaggatgttagggagattcccaaacctgagctggcttttgtaggtgacaaatctgaggaactatcacagattgaagtgtcactagaggaagttttggaattaattgataaactcaacattaacaagtcaccgggaccagatggcattcacccaagagttctgaaagaactcaaatgtgaagttgcagaactattaactaaggtttgtaacctgtcctttaaatcggcttcggtacccaatgactggaagttagctaatgtaacgccaatatttaaaaaggactctagaggtgatcccggcaattgcagaccggtaagtctaacgtcggtaccgggcaaattagttgaaacaatagttaaaaataaaattgtcagacacatagaaaaacataaactgttgagcaatagtcaacatggtttctgtaaagggaaattgtgtcttactaatctattagagttctttgaaggggtcaacaaacatgttgataagggggatccagtggacatggtgtacttagatttccagaaagcctttgacaaggtccctcaccaaaggcttttacataaattaagctgt
Above is a genomic segment from Mauremys reevesii isolate NIE-2019 linkage group 8, ASM1616193v1, whole genome shotgun sequence containing:
- the BSND gene encoding barttin; the protein is MAEDKTFRYGLIVLGFFLVMIGMFIMSVDKPQVYITFCTLGVLTIAVGITWSMCQCYPKITFVPMETESEKFLSHKPAVSIENEIPEKSCSQTPYTSPEDANAYEKSLPSYEQIQRKAKGSVECLGIQMAPLLGDCELKPRGCPHSFVQAKAEVHRISENNGETYTDPASQVVTAAISSPSERSRSAAPLASFPDDTDLPSSEGSTSGSLFLGGSTNSLRNPLPSQGHTQKPRAELPRYEDFALIDSPLVEGWRPGQEQTPALPQNYPSGAASARQFALVSGPGSKAAESGERQSVGEDDMYYGLKEGPENLLIADDFVFEPET